GGTGACCACCCACGACTGATGTCCCGCCCCGCCGAGGTCGGAGACGATCGTGGGCAATGCGGTCGCGACGATGGTCTGGTCGAGCGCCGCCAGCAACATGCCCAGCACAATTGCCAGGAAGACGAAATTGCGTTGCCGCGGGCTGACCAGCGCACCGCTGGTCTCCGGTTCAGGTGGGGTCGTGCTCTGCGCTCTCGTCATACGCAGCAGCTATACCCGCTCAGTTGCCGGCTTGACCTGTCGACGGCGGGCGGGAGACGCACTGAGCCGAGTACAGCTCTTCGCCGAGCTTGTCCATCAGCTGCAGCTGAGTCTCCAGGTAGTCGACGTGGTTTTCCTCGTCAGCAATGATGCCCTCGAGCAGGAATGCGCTGGTCGAGTCCTGTTTTTCCCGGCACATGATGACGCCCGGCTTGAGACGGTTGAGCACCTCGTACTCAATCGCCAAGTCGGCCTCGAACTGCTCGCGCAACGTCTGGCCGATGCGCAGGGAGAAGAGACGCTGATAGTTCGGCAAGCCGTCCAGCAGCAGGATGCGGTCGGTGATCGCCTCGGCGTGGCGCATCTCGTCGAACGACTCGGCGCGGGTGTGGCCCGCCAGTTCGGTGAATCCCCAATTCTCTTGCATTTTCGAATGCAGAAAATACTGATTGATCGCGGTGAGCTCGCTGGTCAATTGCTCATTGAGCAGACGTAGAACGTCCGGGTCGCCTTGCACCATTACTCCTCGTCTAGATTGCCGCAGCGCATGTCGGGGTTACGCTACCGCAGGTCAAAACCCTTGTCACCGAAGGTAATACTCACTTCGGACAGCATCCCCTAACTAATTCGAGCTAACGCGGAACAACATTTCACGGTGCCGCGCACAAATCCGCCGCGACGCGCCCGGCGCAAATGTCTCTACAAGGCCGAGCCGATTTCTGGGCGACCGACGCGGTGGGAACCCCGCGCTCGGCGCCGTGCGCCGCCCGACCAACCCGAGAAGTTAGGTTAGCCTTTACGAACCTAGTTAGGTTAGACTCGGCTAATACGTAGTTCGGATGGTCGTCGGCGACAAGGGCGGGAGGTTCGCGTGTACGTCTGCCTCTGCGAGGGTGTCACCAGCCAAACCGTCTCCGAGGCGGTCGCCAGTGGGGCGTCGACGTCCAAAGAGGTCGCGGCACGATGCGGGGCGGGACTGGACTGCGGGCGTTGCCGACGCACTGTACGCGCGATCATCGAGGCCGCCGCTCAACTGCAGCCTACCGGCACCTAGCGCTCGGCTCGCCGCTTGGCGGTGAAGTCCGCGAGGGCCTCCGCGTTCGCCTGGCCACCCAAAAGCTTTGCAAAGTGGGCGTTTTCGCGTTCCGTCGCTGCCGCGATGTCGGGCAGGGTGGGCTCGACGATGGACTGCTTGACCGCGATCAAACTCGGAATCGAGCGGGCGGCCAAAATGTCGGCGTATCTGCGGGCCTCGACC
This genomic stretch from Mycobacterium paraterrae harbors:
- a CDS encoding (2Fe-2S)-binding protein; this translates as MYVCLCEGVTSQTVSEAVASGASTSKEVAARCGAGLDCGRCRRTVRAIIEAAAQLQPTGT
- the bfr gene encoding bacterioferritin: MQGDPDVLRLLNEQLTSELTAINQYFLHSKMQENWGFTELAGHTRAESFDEMRHAEAITDRILLLDGLPNYQRLFSLRIGQTLREQFEADLAIEYEVLNRLKPGVIMCREKQDSTSAFLLEGIIADEENHVDYLETQLQLMDKLGEELYSAQCVSRPPSTGQAGN